A genomic segment from Bacteroidota bacterium encodes:
- a CDS encoding lycopene cyclase domain-containing protein — translation MREFTYFYILLCSVSICFIASFDKRIQFYKHFGAYIKAAIIVAVPFIAWDVWFAAHGVWWFNKDYTLGFNLGGLPIEEWLFFICIPFPCIFTYYCFEKFFKLKRTYAFNNIIVFVGVIVFTVIALLHYNKIYTFATALATTLALIYFHFIARIKWITKASLVFSILMLGFFPVNGILTGTGLESPIVNYNPADFLGIRILTIPIEDFVYGYTQFLLVLYFFKFFQKAARRNQKNKWVSTMASVELN, via the coding sequence ATGAGAGAATTTACTTATTTTTATATTCTGTTGTGCTCAGTTAGTATTTGTTTCATTGCATCTTTCGATAAAAGGATTCAGTTTTACAAACATTTTGGAGCCTACATTAAAGCAGCTATTATTGTTGCTGTTCCTTTTATTGCGTGGGATGTATGGTTTGCCGCTCATGGGGTTTGGTGGTTTAATAAAGACTATACCCTTGGCTTTAACCTTGGCGGTTTGCCCATAGAAGAATGGTTGTTTTTTATTTGTATTCCTTTTCCATGTATTTTTACTTACTACTGTTTCGAAAAGTTTTTTAAACTTAAACGGACCTATGCTTTTAACAATATAATTGTTTTTGTAGGTGTTATTGTTTTTACGGTTATTGCGCTATTGCATTACAATAAAATTTACACTTTTGCAACAGCATTGGCAACTACACTCGCATTAATTTATTTCCATTTTATTGCCCGTATAAAATGGATTACAAAAGCCTCCCTGGTATTTTCTATATTAATGTTAGGTTTTTTTCCGGTTAATGGTATACTTACCGGAACAGGATTGGAGTCACCCATTGTTAATTACAACCCGGCCGATTTTTTGGGTATAAGAATACTGACTATACCCATTGAAGATTTTGTTTATGGTTATACCCAGTTTTTGCTGGTGCTTTACTTTTTTAAATTCTTTCAAAAAGCAGCGCGTAGAAACCAAAAAAATAAATGGGTAAGTACAATGGCTTCGGTTGAGCTTAATTAG
- a CDS encoding beta-carotene hydroxylase — protein sequence MNFVIVLSVFILMEAATWFIHKYIMHGFLWVLHKDHHDHSNKGHFEKNDYFFVIFALPTIALMYAGSLHHFNYLFFIGIAIMLYGMAYFFVHDIFIHQRIKFLTATNNPYFLALRRAHKQHHKHIGKEEGECFGFLFVPFKYFNMYFKQE from the coding sequence ATGAATTTTGTAATTGTACTAAGTGTTTTTATATTAATGGAAGCCGCTACCTGGTTTATTCATAAATATATTATGCACGGATTTTTGTGGGTGTTACACAAAGACCACCACGACCATAGCAACAAGGGTCATTTTGAAAAGAACGACTACTTCTTTGTGATATTTGCTTTGCCAACTATTGCACTCATGTATGCAGGTTCATTACATCATTTCAACTATTTGTTTTTTATTGGTATAGCCATTATGCTTTATGGCATGGCTTATTTTTTTGTACACGATATTTTCATACATCAACGTATTAAGTTTTTAACCGCTACAAATAACCCTTACTTTTTAGCTTTGCGCAGGGCACACAAACAACACCACAAACACATAGGAAAAGAAGAAGGGGAGTGTTTTGGTTTTTTATTTGTGCCTTTTAAATATTTCAACATGTATTTTAAGCAAGAATAG
- a CDS encoding phytoene/squalene synthase family protein, with protein sequence MKKLFDELSYEVSKSTTKKYSTSFSLGILALNKSIRPAIYAIYGYVRLADEIVDSFHDYDKATLLRRFKTETNQALTERISLNPILQSFQETVHQYNIDTILIDQFLHSMEMDLNKIDYTSELYNEYIYGSAEVVGLMCLQVFTNGNKADYEKLKPYAMKLGSAFQKVNFLRDLKDDYQILGRTYFPDIDFRLLDNRVKCKIENDIESEFKEALVGIQILPSSSKFGVYLAYTYYKFLFKKIKSTSLESVLKNRIRIPNTQKFSVMILSYIRYKFALL encoded by the coding sequence ATGAAAAAGCTATTTGATGAACTTTCCTATGAAGTAAGTAAAAGTACAACAAAAAAGTACAGCACCAGTTTCTCCCTAGGTATATTGGCTTTAAATAAATCCATTAGGCCTGCTATATATGCTATTTATGGTTATGTGAGATTGGCAGATGAGATAGTAGACAGTTTTCACGATTATGATAAAGCTACATTGTTGCGTAGATTTAAAACGGAAACAAATCAGGCATTAACGGAACGAATATCGCTAAACCCTATTTTGCAATCGTTTCAGGAAACGGTACATCAATATAATATTGATACCATATTGATTGACCAGTTCCTGCATAGTATGGAAATGGACTTAAATAAAATAGATTATACTTCGGAATTGTACAATGAATATATATATGGTTCGGCAGAGGTGGTTGGTTTAATGTGTTTACAGGTTTTTACCAATGGTAACAAAGCCGATTACGAAAAACTAAAACCTTATGCCATGAAATTAGGTTCGGCTTTTCAAAAAGTAAATTTCCTGCGCGATTTAAAAGACGATTATCAAATTCTAGGACGGACTTACTTTCCCGATATTGATTTTCGTTTGCTTGATAATCGGGTGAAATGCAAAATAGAAAATGATATTGAAAGCGAATTTAAAGAAGCTTTAGTTGGTATTCAAATACTTCCTAGCTCTTCAAAGTTTGGTGTTTACCTGGCATATACCTACTATAAATTCCTGTTCAAAAAAATAAAATCAACTTCGCTTGAGAGTGTTCTGAAAAACCGAATAAGGATACCAAATACGCAGAAATTTTCGGTGATGATTCTTAGTTATATAAGGTATAAATTTGCCCTATTATGA
- the crtI gene encoding phytoene desaturase family protein: protein MKKKIAIIGSGFSGMSAAAYTAKQGHEVHVFEKHAQPGGRARQFCTEQGYVFDMGPSWYWMPDIIENFFGDFGYKTSDFFELVSLNPQFEMIFKEDKMSIPQSYQELKQLFENIESGAGNKLDEFMQAAEFKYEVGMRDFVNKPCHNWMEFVSPKTLKSAVKLDLLSNFRSYVAKYFSNEKLRTLMEFPVIFLGASPKNIPALYSLMNYGGYVLGTHYPMGGFYQLVLAMQKVGEQQGATFHFNQTIEKINVENNKVTSLQINGEKQYFDMVIASSDYHHTESLLEANYRNYNEAYWEKKTFAPSCLIYYLGFKEKIPNLKHHTLFFENDLDEHIDAIYNTKEWPENPLFYCCCPSKTDPHVAPEYGENIFLLMPLAIGINDDDEVREKYLKQMIERLEQLTKTQGLLSKMEYKRSYSVSNFIKDYSAYGGNAYGLANTLAQTAVLKPKIKNKKIKNLFYTGQLTVPGPGVPPSIISGKIVANEVNKIKSDMYEKAI, encoded by the coding sequence GTGAAAAAGAAAATTGCCATAATAGGATCGGGATTTTCAGGAATGTCCGCAGCTGCCTATACAGCAAAACAGGGCCATGAAGTTCACGTATTTGAAAAACATGCGCAACCCGGAGGCAGGGCCAGGCAGTTCTGTACTGAACAAGGCTATGTTTTTGATATGGGGCCTAGTTGGTATTGGATGCCAGATATTATAGAAAACTTTTTTGGTGATTTTGGTTATAAAACTTCGGACTTTTTTGAGTTGGTTTCTCTCAATCCTCAGTTTGAAATGATTTTTAAAGAGGATAAAATGTCCATACCACAATCTTATCAAGAACTAAAACAACTTTTTGAAAATATAGAAAGTGGTGCGGGAAATAAATTAGATGAGTTTATGCAAGCAGCCGAATTCAAGTATGAAGTAGGGATGAGAGATTTTGTAAACAAACCTTGTCATAACTGGATGGAATTTGTTTCTCCAAAAACTTTAAAAAGTGCTGTGAAATTAGACCTGCTAAGCAATTTCAGAAGCTATGTGGCAAAATATTTTTCAAACGAAAAGTTGAGAACATTAATGGAGTTTCCTGTTATTTTTCTCGGAGCTTCACCTAAAAATATTCCCGCCTTATATAGCTTAATGAATTATGGTGGCTATGTATTAGGTACCCATTACCCAATGGGTGGATTTTACCAGCTGGTATTGGCTATGCAAAAAGTAGGAGAGCAGCAAGGGGCTACATTCCATTTTAACCAGACAATTGAAAAAATAAATGTAGAAAACAATAAGGTAACCTCCCTTCAAATAAATGGAGAAAAGCAATATTTTGATATGGTGATTGCTTCATCAGACTACCACCATACGGAAAGTTTACTGGAAGCAAATTACAGGAATTACAATGAAGCGTATTGGGAAAAGAAAACTTTTGCTCCGTCATGCCTAATATACTACCTGGGTTTTAAAGAGAAAATTCCCAACCTTAAGCACCACACATTATTTTTTGAAAATGATTTAGACGAGCATATTGATGCTATATATAATACAAAAGAATGGCCGGAAAATCCATTGTTTTATTGTTGCTGCCCTTCTAAAACAGACCCCCATGTAGCACCGGAGTATGGCGAAAATATTTTTTTACTAATGCCTTTGGCTATAGGAATTAATGATGATGATGAAGTGCGTGAAAAATATTTAAAACAAATGATTGAGCGTTTAGAGCAATTAACCAAAACACAAGGGCTGTTATCAAAAATGGAATACAAAAGAAGTTATAGTGTTTCCAATTTTATAAAAGACTACAGTGCTTACGGAGGTAATGCTTACGGACTTGCTAATACGCTTGCTCAAACCGCAGTATTGAAACCAAAAATAAAGAATAAAAAAATTAAAAATCTTTTTTACACAGGCCAGTTAACTGTACCCGGCCCGGGTGTACCACCATCCATTATCTCGGGTAAAATTGTGGCCAATGAAGTAAATAAAATTAAATCTGATATGTATGAAAAAGCTATTTGA
- a CDS encoding MarR family winged helix-turn-helix transcriptional regulator: MNYQLMKDAVDLIKEFENTNFESKQYSGDVNGFKQWMLKTFTAETFTPEPDWEGKANGRSPESVINTLIVHMNRYAKNYSKSAIYGSEFSTQEDFIYLINLKAFGNMTKMELIKKNIQDKPVGMQTINRLIEQGWVKQQDSETDKRSKVISITPKGLKALEKQMDKIRQATHVVTGDLTHTEKMELIRLLDKLNDFHNPLYNQNLEPEKLLEEALKSKN; encoded by the coding sequence ATGAATTACCAATTAATGAAAGACGCTGTTGATTTGATAAAGGAATTTGAAAATACAAATTTTGAGTCAAAACAATACTCCGGTGATGTTAATGGGTTTAAGCAATGGATGCTAAAAACATTTACAGCCGAAACTTTTACACCGGAGCCTGATTGGGAAGGAAAAGCAAATGGACGAAGCCCTGAAAGTGTTATTAATACACTTATTGTCCATATGAATAGATATGCTAAAAATTATTCTAAGTCTGCTATTTATGGCTCCGAATTTTCAACGCAGGAGGATTTTATTTACCTCATTAACCTTAAAGCTTTTGGCAATATGACCAAAATGGAGTTGATAAAAAAGAATATACAGGATAAGCCTGTTGGTATGCAAACTATCAATCGCCTTATTGAACAAGGTTGGGTAAAGCAGCAAGATTCAGAAACGGACAAGCGAAGCAAGGTAATTAGTATAACTCCAAAAGGTTTAAAAGCATTGGAGAAACAAATGGACAAAATAAGACAAGCTACCCATGTTGTAACCGGTGATTTAACCCATACTGAAAAGATGGAACTGATACGCTTATTGGATAAGCTAAACGATTTTCATAACCCGCTATACAACCAAAATTTAGAACCTGAAAAGTTGTTGGAAGAAGCTTTAAAAAGTAAAAACTAG
- a CDS encoding outer membrane beta-barrel family protein has translation MQRKIFLNLLLMVFSIAYAHAQNKGVTISGFIKDKANKTALPYVNVLLKTEKDSAFVTGTVSNEEGAFVLSNIKPDNYYIEVSFIGYTIKRQSLYVGNLTDFLAVGSIELTEKTKTLNEIILTAKKDEVSEKMDKKVFSVADNISQSGGSVLQTMQSLPGVTVQDGKVQLRGNDKVTVLIDGKQTALTGFGNQSGLDNIPASAIEKIEIINNPSSKYDANGNAGIINIVYKKNNKDGFNGKAGFTTGLGALWVRQDNLPGIRPQYTLTPKVNPSIALNYRKNKINAFVQIDNLYTETLNKNEFVTRTYDDGTVIKHQLKRNRNTNFFTSKIGFDWNLNKNNALTISALFGSEKIIDRGDQPFFNGDYSSRLRLWQFLEDELKTTAMATAAYQHRFKQAGHLINIGFNYTFHREDEKYFFDNIMPTYTGADAFKVLSDEKVADLNIDYIRPLKYGRIETGFKFRKRDIPTNMQFIPGINSPLDSNAGGWATYKEIIPALYGNYIIETKKIEAEIGLRLEYVNLQYDVNPNHNTYKSNGYDYTQPFPNVRFAYKINERHKISLFYNRRVDRPNEVDIRIFPKYDDAEIIKVGNPALRPQFTNLWELGYKTSWKKSYFYVAAYHRMVDGTITRISSTVAGSNLIYAVFQNAGRSYTTGMEIILSHELSKWYTFNINLNAYRNQIDTFTVENKYPVTNVFSANEQEIFSGNIKLNNTFHVAKNLDAQVMATYLAPDIIPQSKIAQRFSLDFGVKKTIQKGRGELFLNATDLLNTMIIKKEVQGQGFTYISTDYYETQVIRLGYSYKF, from the coding sequence ATGCAGCGAAAAATATTTTTAAACCTTTTGTTGATGGTGTTTTCCATAGCTTATGCTCATGCACAAAACAAGGGTGTTACCATTTCGGGCTTTATAAAAGACAAAGCGAATAAAACCGCTTTGCCTTATGTAAATGTGCTTTTAAAAACAGAAAAGGACAGCGCTTTTGTAACAGGTACTGTAAGTAACGAAGAAGGAGCATTTGTGCTCTCCAATATTAAACCCGATAATTATTATATAGAGGTTTCCTTTATTGGTTATACCATAAAAAGGCAATCGCTTTATGTAGGCAATCTGACCGATTTTTTGGCTGTGGGTTCTATTGAATTAACTGAAAAAACAAAAACTTTAAACGAAATAATACTAACGGCTAAAAAAGATGAAGTGAGTGAGAAAATGGATAAGAAAGTATTTTCAGTAGCCGATAATATAAGCCAAAGCGGAGGTTCTGTTTTACAAACCATGCAAAGTTTACCGGGTGTTACCGTGCAAGATGGAAAAGTACAATTAAGAGGCAATGATAAAGTAACCGTGTTAATTGATGGAAAACAAACTGCCTTAACGGGCTTTGGCAATCAATCGGGTTTAGACAATATTCCGGCATCGGCTATCGAAAAAATTGAAATCATTAACAACCCTTCTTCTAAATACGATGCCAATGGCAATGCGGGTATTATTAATATAGTATATAAGAAAAACAATAAAGATGGCTTTAATGGAAAAGCTGGTTTTACAACAGGCTTAGGTGCTTTGTGGGTGCGCCAGGACAATTTGCCCGGCATTAGACCCCAATACACTTTAACGCCTAAAGTCAATCCATCCATTGCGCTGAACTACAGGAAAAATAAAATAAATGCTTTTGTACAAATTGATAATTTATATACCGAAACACTGAATAAAAATGAGTTTGTAACCAGAACGTATGATGATGGAACCGTTATCAAACACCAATTAAAAAGGAATAGAAACACCAATTTTTTTACATCCAAAATAGGCTTTGACTGGAACCTAAATAAAAACAATGCCTTAACTATTTCAGCTCTGTTTGGTAGCGAAAAAATTATAGACAGGGGAGACCAACCTTTTTTTAATGGTGATTATTCAAGCAGGTTAAGGCTTTGGCAATTTTTAGAAGATGAATTGAAAACAACCGCTATGGCTACTGCTGCTTATCAGCATAGGTTTAAACAAGCCGGACATTTAATAAATATAGGTTTTAACTATACTTTTCACAGGGAAGATGAGAAATATTTTTTCGATAATATTATGCCCACTTATACGGGTGCAGATGCTTTTAAAGTATTATCGGACGAAAAGGTAGCCGACCTCAATATAGATTATATACGCCCTTTAAAATATGGTAGGATTGAAACAGGTTTCAAGTTTCGCAAAAGAGATATACCAACCAATATGCAATTTATACCGGGCATAAACTCACCGTTGGATAGCAATGCGGGTGGTTGGGCAACCTATAAGGAAATTATACCCGCTTTGTATGGCAACTATATTATAGAAACAAAAAAAATAGAAGCGGAAATAGGTTTACGCTTGGAGTATGTAAACCTTCAATACGATGTAAACCCAAACCACAATACCTATAAAAGCAATGGTTATGATTATACGCAACCCTTTCCAAACGTTCGCTTTGCTTATAAAATAAACGAGCGCCATAAAATCTCCTTGTTTTATAACCGTAGGGTGGATAGACCTAACGAAGTGGATATACGTATTTTTCCAAAGTACGATGATGCCGAAATTATTAAAGTGGGTAATCCTGCTTTGCGCCCACAGTTTACCAATTTGTGGGAGTTGGGTTATAAAACCAGTTGGAAAAAAAGTTATTTTTATGTCGCAGCATACCACCGTATGGTGGATGGAACCATTACCAGAATTTCATCCACAGTGGCAGGTAGTAATTTAATATATGCGGTATTTCAAAATGCAGGCAGAAGCTATACTACAGGCATGGAAATTATTTTATCGCATGAGCTGAGCAAATGGTATACGTTTAATATAAACCTAAATGCATACCGCAATCAAATTGATACCTTTACCGTAGAAAACAAATATCCGGTTACCAATGTATTTAGTGCTAACGAACAAGAAATATTTTCGGGAAACATAAAGCTGAACAATACCTTTCATGTGGCTAAAAACCTTGATGCGCAAGTAATGGCTACCTACTTAGCACCTGATATTATTCCGCAAAGCAAAATTGCCCAGCGTTTCTCTTTAGACTTTGGCGTAAAAAAGACCATACAAAAGGGTAGAGGCGAGTTGTTTTTAAATGCAACCGATTTATTAAATACCATGATAATTAAAAAGGAAGTGCAGGGACAAGGCTTTACCTATATCAGTACCGATTACTACGAAACCCAAGTAATTAGATTGGGTTATAGTTATAAGTTTTAG
- a CDS encoding PepSY-like domain-containing protein, translated as MKKTTIMIAAVLFSTLTFAQETHEKDIPAKGVPAKVKEALQKQFPNAKEVKWEKENDKYEAAFDLNKADYSALFDVDGNLIETEVEIKLSELPNGVLAYIKTKYTGQKVKEAAKITDAKGTVTYEAEIKGKDLLFDSNGQFIKEIHD; from the coding sequence ATGAAAAAAACAACAATTATGATTGCAGCAGTGTTATTTTCAACACTCACTTTCGCACAAGAAACACATGAAAAAGACATTCCTGCAAAGGGTGTTCCGGCAAAAGTTAAAGAAGCTTTGCAAAAACAATTTCCCAATGCCAAAGAAGTAAAATGGGAAAAAGAAAATGACAAATACGAAGCAGCGTTTGACTTAAACAAAGCAGACTACTCCGCTTTATTTGATGTGGATGGTAATTTAATAGAAACAGAAGTGGAGATTAAATTAAGTGAACTTCCCAATGGTGTTTTAGCCTACATTAAAACAAAATATACTGGACAAAAAGTAAAAGAAGCCGCAAAAATTACGGATGCCAAAGGCACGGTAACTTATGAAGCGGAAATAAAAGGAAAGGACTTGCTATTTGATAGCAATGGACAATTTATTAAAGAAATACATGACTAA
- a CDS encoding HAMP domain-containing sensor histidine kinase: MTKKLLHKTLRIYLIFSLLILIVTAPLFYYITEKLYIDDADEALELRKNEFMIYSFSHLKQTDIPTWNRFNRDIKIEPAKGLTKDTIFYSNYYDTLVAEHEPYREINFPITIEGKPYTYMARINLVEAEDLMESIALLFIIIITLLLGGLFIITKKLSINLWKPFYHTLNQIEQFEIDKLNQPELVTSNIEEFNRLNQSIEQLITKNISIYHNQREFIENAAHELQTPLAVFKAKIDTLMQLSDVTQVQFEILNSLNDTVARLNRLNKNLLLLSKIENDNYSNKQPISLNESIEKNIAFFTEQAKAKNIDLKLLLADSIDIKANPVLLEILISNLLLNAIKHNKANGQIIVVISNQTLIVFNTGLNQSLVVDKLFNRFSKSNPSEQGNGLGLAIVKKIADMNNWPIEYAFDNNFHSFSIQF, encoded by the coding sequence ATGACTAAAAAACTATTACATAAAACATTAAGGATATACCTTATTTTTTCGTTGCTTATACTCATTGTAACAGCTCCGTTGTTTTATTACATTACTGAAAAACTGTATATAGACGATGCTGATGAAGCATTGGAATTGCGTAAAAATGAATTTATGATTTATTCCTTTTCGCACTTAAAGCAAACTGATATTCCTACTTGGAACCGATTTAACCGTGATATAAAAATAGAACCAGCTAAAGGATTAACTAAAGACACTATTTTTTACAGCAACTATTACGATACGCTGGTGGCAGAACATGAACCTTATAGAGAAATTAATTTTCCTATTACCATTGAAGGCAAACCATATACCTATATGGCCAGAATTAATTTAGTAGAAGCGGAAGATTTAATGGAAAGTATTGCCTTGCTTTTTATTATCATTATTACACTGCTTTTAGGCGGCTTGTTTATAATTACTAAAAAATTATCGATTAATCTTTGGAAGCCTTTTTACCATACATTGAACCAAATAGAGCAATTTGAAATAGATAAATTGAACCAACCCGAATTGGTAACAAGCAATATTGAAGAGTTTAACCGCTTAAACCAAAGCATAGAACAACTAATAACAAAGAATATTTCTATTTACCATAACCAAAGAGAGTTTATTGAAAATGCAGCACATGAGCTACAAACGCCATTGGCTGTTTTTAAAGCAAAAATTGATACTTTAATGCAATTATCTGATGTTACGCAAGTACAATTTGAAATACTAAACTCATTGAATGATACTGTGGCTAGGTTAAACCGCCTGAACAAAAATTTATTGTTACTTTCTAAAATTGAAAACGACAATTATAGCAACAAGCAACCCATCTCATTGAATGAAAGCATAGAGAAAAACATAGCGTTTTTTACCGAGCAGGCAAAGGCTAAAAATATAGATTTAAAACTGTTATTAGCTGATTCGATTGACATAAAAGCCAATCCTGTTTTATTGGAAATACTTATTAGTAACCTATTGCTAAATGCTATTAAACACAATAAGGCTAACGGGCAAATAATAGTAGTTATATCCAATCAAACACTTATTGTATTTAATACAGGTTTGAACCAATCATTGGTGGTTGATAAATTATTCAATCGTTTTTCAAAATCAAATCCATCGGAACAAGGAAATGGATTGGGTTTAGCCATTGTTAAAAAAATAGCTGATATGAATAACTGGCCAATTGAATATGCTTTTGATAATAATTTTCATTCATTCAGCATACAATTCTAA
- a CDS encoding response regulator transcription factor: MKLLLIEDELELAHSIQSYLTGNDFICEWVINKKMAFEKISMYEYDCILLDLMLPDGSGFDILKELKSQNKTEGVIIISAKDTLETRIEGFHFGADDYLTKPFHLSELLVRIQALIRRKNFKGNNTVIHQEIEIDILAKTLKIKGKFIDITKKEIDLLLYLIGNEKKVLSKSAIAEHLSGDMADMLDNHDFVYAHIKNVKNKLRMAGCNDYIKTVYGLGYKWQHD, from the coding sequence ATGAAATTATTGCTTATAGAAGACGAACTGGAACTGGCCCATAGCATTCAAAGTTACTTAACAGGTAATGATTTTATTTGTGAGTGGGTCATCAATAAAAAAATGGCCTTTGAAAAAATATCCATGTACGAATACGACTGTATTTTGTTGGATTTAATGTTACCTGATGGTAGTGGTTTTGATATTTTAAAAGAACTAAAAAGCCAAAATAAAACCGAAGGTGTAATTATTATTTCGGCAAAGGATACTTTGGAAACCAGAATTGAAGGCTTCCATTTTGGTGCAGATGATTACTTAACCAAACCCTTTCATCTTTCGGAATTATTGGTACGGATACAAGCATTAATCAGGAGGAAAAATTTTAAAGGAAATAATACGGTTATTCATCAGGAAATTGAAATAGATATTTTGGCTAAGACCTTAAAAATAAAAGGTAAATTCATTGATATAACAAAGAAAGAAATTGATTTGTTGCTGTATTTAATAGGTAACGAAAAGAAAGTACTTTCCAAAAGCGCTATTGCCGAGCATCTTTCGGGCGATATGGCTGATATGTTAGACAACCATGATTTTGTATATGCACATATAAAAAACGTAAAGAATAAATTGAGAATGGCCGGTTGTAATGATTATATAAAAACAGTTTATGGCTTGGGTTACAAATGGCAACATGACTAA
- a CDS encoding OsmC family protein, with the protein MEHQHHYKLQAVWHGNKGTGTSTVKGYDRSHTVSIEGKPELHLTTDNALVGDKNKLNPEDLLVSAISSCHMLSYLYVCALEGIVIVDYKDNATGIMIEKSSGGGSFKEVILNPVFTVASAEMVDKAIELHHKAHEICYIANSVNFEVKCNPVCEVAKS; encoded by the coding sequence ATGGAACATCAACACCACTATAAATTACAGGCCGTTTGGCATGGCAACAAAGGCACCGGAACAAGCACAGTAAAAGGTTATGACAGAAGCCACACGGTAAGCATTGAAGGCAAACCCGAATTGCATTTAACTACCGATAACGCCTTGGTTGGCGATAAAAATAAACTAAACCCGGAAGATTTATTGGTAAGTGCCATCTCCTCTTGCCACATGCTTTCCTACCTTTATGTATGTGCGCTGGAAGGCATAGTTATAGTTGATTACAAAGACAACGCAACAGGTATTATGATAGAAAAAAGCAGCGGTGGCGGTAGCTTTAAAGAAGTTATATTAAACCCTGTTTTTACCGTTGCAAGTGCAGAAATGGTAGACAAAGCCATTGAGCTACATCACAAAGCACACGAAATTTGCTACATAGCCAATTCTGTTAATTTTGAAGTAAAATGTAATCCTGTTTGTGAAGTGGCTAAAAGTTAA